The DNA region TGCGGATGGCAAAGATCCCTAAAGGGGCACAGTTGCTGGAATATGAAACGCTTTCTGCTCCTCAACTCCAGTTTCATAATATAATTATTTTTCCAGGTATTCCTGAGTTATTGCGAGAGCGTTTCAATGGGATCAAGGAAATGTTTCGTCAAGATCCAATTTTTTTACGTGAAATCTTCATGAAAATTGATGAAAGCCTGATTTCAGAATTATTGGATAAAACCATGATGAATTATCCTGCATTGTTGTTAGGGTCTTATCCCACGTTATGGCGTAAGGATTACACCTTGAAATTGACTCTTGAATCAAGGGAAAAATCATATTTACAGGAAGCTTTTGATTATCTCATGGACCATCTTCCTAAAGATAAAATGGTTCAATTTTAGAATAACCTTTACTGGCGGGTAAGCTATGACTCCCAAACAATTGGCTGAACATTTTCGTCGTCGTCTGCCTCTGATTCATGTTGTCCTGGATGGATGGGGAATTGGGGAACAGAATGAAACCAACGCAATGTATCATGCAAAAATCCCTGTAATGAATAATCTGATGAAACAGTTTCCCAACACACAATTATTTGCACATGGCAAGTATGTAGGTTTGCCAAGCGAAACAGATCTTGGTGGGTCAGAAGTCGGACATCTGACTATGGGGGCTGGAATGGTTTTGGAACAAGGTCCCTCTTTGATTCAGAATATGATTGAATCAGGTGAATTCAACAATAGTCCAGTTCTGAATAAAATGATCCAGAACTGCTTATCTCACCAGACACCGCTACATCTCCTGGGATTGTTATCGGATGGCAATATTCATAGCCACATAAGTCATTTTATCGCCATTATCAAACATGCCTTCAATAGTGGTGTCAAACAACTTTATGTCCATGCTCTGCTGGATGGCCGAGATGTCGCTATTCAGTCAGCTACGGATTATACGCAGGTTCTGGAGCAATTGTTTCATGAACTTAAATCCCAGAGACCTGAAGTGGATTATGCGTTTGCCAGTGGGGGCGGCAGGGAAGCCGTCACAATGGATAGAGATGAAAACTGGAAAAGCGTTGAAGCTGGTTGGAATCTGCATATTCGAGGGAAGAGTGACCATTATTTTGAGTCAATGGATCAGGCGATTTCTTTTTTTAGAGAGCAGGACCCTAACATAATAGATCAGGCCTTGCCCGGTTTTGTGATCACTCGGAATGGAAAACCAATAGGTCCGATTCAAGATAATCATTCATTAATTTTTGTGAATTTTCGGGCGGATCGGGCGATTGAGTTTACAAGAGCTGTTGTTGATGATGATTTTAAGCATTTTGATCGTTCACCTCGTCCCAAAATAGAATTTGCTGGCATGATGATTTATGACCAGGACACTCAAACTCCAGAAAATTTTATTGTTGGATCTGTGTCAGTTGAATCTCCATTTGGAAAAAGAATCCTTGAACACAATAAAATGCAGTTCAGATTGACTGAAACTCAAAAATTTCCTCATGTTACTTTTTTCTTTAATGGTGGCTATCGTGAACCGTTAGACAGAAAAAAAGAGACATACCACTTGATTGAATCTGATAAAATTCCTTCGTTTGATCTAAAACCTCAAATGAAGGCCATGGAAATTGCGGATCAGGCTGTAAAGTATATACTGTCAGATCAATATGACTATGGATTGATTAATTTTGCCAATGCCGACATGGTCGGGCATTCAGGTAATTTGGAAGCCGCTATCAAGGCGGTTGAATTAGTTGATATTCAACTGTCAAAAATTATAAAAGCCATTGAACAAAAAAATGGTTTGCTTGTCGTTACCGCAGATCATGGAAATGCGGATCAGATGAAATCATTCAATAAAAAGAAACAGTGCTGGGAACCAAACACCAAACATTCACTCAATCCAGTACCATTCATTATTTATGATCCGCTGTATGATAGCAGTTATAAACTGAAACCCCTAAACCATGAAACCCAATTGAATTTGAGTAATATAGCCGCAACAAATTTTATTCTTATGGGAGAAGAACATCCATCGGATATCAATGAGTCTTTATTTGATTTCAGTTGATTTTGATAAACCTGATTGAAAGTTGATTTATGAAAAATATTGTATGCATTGGTGCCGGGTACGTTGGTGGTCCCACCATGGCTGTGATTGCGGAACATTGTTCAGCATATAAAATCACAGTAGTAGACATCAATCAGAATCGAATTGATCGTTGGAATTCGCCTAATCTTCCAATTTATGAACCTGGTTTGCAGGAAGTTGTAGAAAAACAACGTGGTAAAAATCTGTTTTTCAGTACGGATGTTGCCGGGGCATTGACCGAGGCGGATATTGTATTTGTTGCCACGAATACTCCTACCAAAACATTCGGAGAAGGTGCTGGCAGAGGTGCTGACCTGCAATATTGGGAAAAAACTGCCAGATCCATTTTACAAAATGCCAGAAAACCCTATGTGATTGTGGTTGAAAAAAGCACACTTCCTGTTCGTGCCGCCGCCGCAATGGCCAGGATCTTACAATCAGGAGCCAGCAATACCAGATTTGAAGTGATTTCAAATCCGGAGTTTTTAGCGGAAGGCACAGCAATCATTGATTTAAAAAAACCTGATCGGGTGTTGATCGGAGGGCGAGAAAATCAGGAAGGAATCAATGCCTGCCAAGCTGTTGCCCAAATATATGCCCATTGGGTACCTCAAGAGCGTATTCTTATGACCAACGTATGGAGCAGTGAGCTTTCCAAGTTGGTGGCCAATGCCATGCTTGCTCAAAGAATATCATCCATTAACAGCATTTCTGCTTTATGCGAACAAACTCAGGCTGATATTAGTGAAGTTAGCAAGGCCATTGGTATGGATCAACGCATTGGACCACGTTTTCTGGAAGCCAGTGTGGGGTTTGGTGGATCCTGTTTTCGGAAGGATATTTTACATCTGGCATATTTGGCCGATTACTATGGCTTGCCGGAAGTCGGTCGTTATTGGGAACATGTGGTATTGATGAATGATTATCAGATCAATCGATTTTTCAGAAATATTCTGATTAATATGTTCAATACTCTGGCAAGTAAGAAAATTGCTGTTTTTGGCTTCGCTTTTAAACCCGACACAGGTGACACTCGGGATACTCCCGCATTGCCTGTATGTATGAAACTTTTGGAAGAGAAAGCAGTGGTTCATGTGCATGATCCGCAGGCCTTGGAAAATGCAAAGGAGGAACTGAAGGATATCACTGGGGAAATATATTTTGAATCAGATCCCTATCAAGCGGTGGAAGGTGCTCATGCAATCGCGTTAGTGACCCATTGGAAAGAATATCGGGTTTTGGATTATGAGCGGATTTTTAAATTGATGGCCAAACCCGCGTTTATTTTTGATGGTAGAAATCATCTGGACCATCAGGCACTTTATGACATTGGATTTAATGTGTTTCCTATTGGGAAATCTCCTCTTAAGCATTTTTAAGGAAAAATCATGGCAATTTTTGAAGAAAATCTGAAAAAACTTCCAGAAATAGATCAAATAGTTATCATTCGAGTGTATGATCAAAATGATCAGCTTGTCTCAATTATTCCAAATCTGAAAGGCTTTCAGGGGGCGTTGAAAATTTTCAATCACATTGTCAATGCTCAAGGGCAGATTGGTTTGGAAGAAGCCAAGGAGGGAATTCGATTATTTGGAGAACATGTTGATGCCGCCAGACAAAACCCGGAAAAGCATCCTAATTTAAATCTATTATTGACATTGGAGTCGAATAATTTTTTAAAACTTAAAAAAGTTGAGAGTTCTGTCAAAAAATTGATTGAAATTATGTCCACACGTTCAGGATCTTCAGAAGATTGTGATGTGTTTATCGAACTAATGAACAAAGGCCTGTTAAGAGCCGCAGAAAAAATTCGTGGCATTTGGCAGCCACAAACTTATGTGATTGATGGTATTCTGAATTATTTCAGTAGCCACTCCAATCACCGGATTCATGAAAAATATTGGGATAAAATTCCTTTGAAAACCACAAAATACAGTGATGAAGACTTTGATGAAAGCGGAGTGCGATACGCTCCCGGATCCATTGTCAGAACGGGCGCTTATATCGGGCCTCAAACCGTGATCATGAACATGGCTTTTGTGAACATCGGGGCATATATTGCAGGAAAAGGAGTGATGATCGATGGTGCTTCCCGGGTTGCTTCGTGTGCTCAAATCGGAGAAGGCGTCAAATTTGGCGCAGGCTCCGGAATTGAAGGCGTGTTGGAACCAGCGGGGAGATTGCCTTCAATTGTTGAAAATGGCGCCAAAATTGGCGCAATGTGTGAGGTTGCGGGAATCATTGGCGAAGGGGCGATCGTTGCCAGTGGGGTTGTCATGGCATCCGGGAAAAAAATTCTGGATCAGGATACAGGTAAAATTGTCCCTCCCTATCCATGTGTCGTTGGTGATAAAACATTTTTATTGCCGGTGATTCCTCCTTATCGTCTGGCTGTCGGGGGTGTGATGATGAGTGAAGATGGAAAATGGGGAACAGATGCGGTAATTCTGAAACCAGGTGATCTAAGAGATTCAACAACAATACGCCATTTTGAGAAACAAGGTATTTTGTATCAATAAAATTATTATCCGGGTCCATGTCTGCTGTATTACAACGAGCAAAAACTACATTTGCCATAGAAATTGAAGGTCTTCAGGACATGATGGAACGACTGGATCATGCGTTTGAAGATGCGGTGGAACTGTTATATGGTTGCCAAGGTAAGGTCATTATTACCGGAATGGGGAAAAGCGGGTTGATCGGTCGCAAAATTGCGGCGACTTTGACCAGCACAGGGACACCTTCCATTTTTTTACATCCTGCGGAAAGTATTCATGGAGATATGGGTGTCATTGGCCCCAATGATACAGTAATGGCAATTTCCTTCAGTGGTGAAACCGCGGAATTAGTTCCAATTTTGGGGCATGTTCAGGCTGCCGGAGTACCTTTGATTGGTGTGACTGGAAATGCGAATTCCGCATTGGCTCGTCATGCCTCTGTGTTTCTCAATATCGCTGTTCAGAAAGAGGCCTGTCCTTTGGGGCTTTCGCCGACAACCAGCAGTACCGTGACCTTGGCATTGGGGGATGCGTTAGCCATGTGCTTGCTGGAAAAAAGAAATTTTAAGTCAGAAAATTTCGCTGTTTTTCACCCTGGTGGCAGTCTGGGCAAAAAATTGACAATCTGTGTCAAAGATGTAATGGTCACAAGCCAGTTGCCTTTTGTGGTAGATACCATGCTGATGCGAGACGCGTTGGAAGAACTTTCAGAAAAAAACTTGGGAATCCTGGTGGTTGTTGACAAGTCTGGCCGATTGCAGGGCGTATTCACTGTGGGTGATTTGATGCGTCTGGTGAAACAGCAATTCAATTTTCTGGATAACAAAATAAGCCAGTATATGGTTCCCCATCCCAAAATTATTTCCAGAAATGATCTTGCGGCAAAAGCATTGCATATAATGGAAACCCATTCCATCACTTGTCTGATTGTGGCGGATTCTGATAATATACCTGTTGGAATTATTCAGATTTACCATATTCTCCGGGCTGGAGTTTATTAGGTGATAACGTACCTGAACTTTTAATCAATAACCTGTTTTATCATCCGATCATGAGTAACCTGAAGCAATTGATTGAGGAGTTACAGCATCCGGACGAAGGTATTCGCAGAATGGCCTGTGAAGATTTGGGTTATTTACGGGATGCTGACGCAATTCAGCCCTTATCACTGTCCTTGTCCGATAGCTCACGTGCTGTTTCTGAAGCGGCCGCGGAATCATTAATCATGATTGGTACGGAGGAAGTGGTTAACGCAATGTCTCCGCTGATGGGGAGTCCTGAGATTTCTGTTAGAAATTATGCCCGGGAAATTTTGTCAGACTTAGGTGAAATTTCTGTAGACGCACTCCTGAAAGAACTCAAAAATCCAGATCGGGATGTCAGAAAATTTGCTATTGACGCATTAGATCATATCAATAGTAAACGTTGTATACCCGCCTTATTGGATGCCATAAATGATGAAGATGTGAATATCTCTTATGTGGCGGCTGAAATGCTGGGCCGTCTGGGAGATGAAAATGTGATTCCATATTTGCAGTCTCACATGGCCGATATTCCATGGATGAAGGGCGCATGCCTGCGCGCTCTTGGTGAAATTGGAACACCATCAGCTCATGAGATTGTGACTCAGGTACTGGATTCAGAAGAAGATCCTCTTGTTTTATTATCCGGTATTCAGGCACTGGGGCGGATCGCTTCCCCCAAAAGTATTTCTGTTCTTATAAAATTTCTCAAAGAAAAACCCCAATTGTTTGCGGAAGAAATCGTTGTTTCTCTGGAAAAAATTCTTGCGGAGAACAGGGATGTTCATGTGATTGATTACCTTGATGATTTATCGATTGAACCATTGTACAATGTAGCACTTCAGGGTGAGTCTTCCATAAGAATAAAAGCGGTTCAACTGATTGGTCAGATGCGATCTCAACACTCGATTCCTTTTTTAACACAGCTTTTTTTTGATGAGGATGGCGAGATTCGAAAATCAGCTTTGAAAGCTATGGTTGATATTTATCCAGTGGATATTAGTCCTGTCCTTAAAATTCTGGACAATCCTGAGGCGCCCATGACCGCCAAGGCAAATGCACTAGATGGATTGGGGCGTCTGAAAAA from SAR324 cluster bacterium includes:
- a CDS encoding competence/damage-inducible protein A: MTRTPDTAAIVVIGNEILSGKVKDSNSYYLCQELRFLGVDVHRILTVPDEIDLVGKLVKEYAQQFTWVFTSGGIGPTHDDITIESIAKAFGVATEESPRLAQLIRDYYKDQCTPAHLRMAKIPKGAQLLEYETLSAPQLQFHNIIIFPGIPELLRERFNGIKEMFRQDPIFLREIFMKIDESLISELLDKTMMNYPALLLGSYPTLWRKDYTLKLTLESREKSYLQEAFDYLMDHLPKDKMVQF
- a CDS encoding DUF2322 family protein produces the protein MAIFEENLKKLPEIDQIVIIRVYDQNDQLVSIIPNLKGFQGALKIFNHIVNAQGQIGLEEAKEGIRLFGEHVDAARQNPEKHPNLNLLLTLESNNFLKLKKVESSVKKLIEIMSTRSGSSEDCDVFIELMNKGLLRAAEKIRGIWQPQTYVIDGILNYFSSHSNHRIHEKYWDKIPLKTTKYSDEDFDESGVRYAPGSIVRTGAYIGPQTVIMNMAFVNIGAYIAGKGVMIDGASRVASCAQIGEGVKFGAGSGIEGVLEPAGRLPSIVENGAKIGAMCEVAGIIGEGAIVASGVVMASGKKILDQDTGKIVPPYPCVVGDKTFLLPVIPPYRLAVGGVMMSEDGKWGTDAVILKPGDLRDSTTIRHFEKQGILYQ
- a CDS encoding 2,3-bisphosphoglycerate-independent phosphoglycerate mutase, translated to MTPKQLAEHFRRRLPLIHVVLDGWGIGEQNETNAMYHAKIPVMNNLMKQFPNTQLFAHGKYVGLPSETDLGGSEVGHLTMGAGMVLEQGPSLIQNMIESGEFNNSPVLNKMIQNCLSHQTPLHLLGLLSDGNIHSHISHFIAIIKHAFNSGVKQLYVHALLDGRDVAIQSATDYTQVLEQLFHELKSQRPEVDYAFASGGGREAVTMDRDENWKSVEAGWNLHIRGKSDHYFESMDQAISFFREQDPNIIDQALPGFVITRNGKPIGPIQDNHSLIFVNFRADRAIEFTRAVVDDDFKHFDRSPRPKIEFAGMMIYDQDTQTPENFIVGSVSVESPFGKRILEHNKMQFRLTETQKFPHVTFFFNGGYREPLDRKKETYHLIESDKIPSFDLKPQMKAMEIADQAVKYILSDQYDYGLINFANADMVGHSGNLEAAIKAVELVDIQLSKIIKAIEQKNGLLVVTADHGNADQMKSFNKKKQCWEPNTKHSLNPVPFIIYDPLYDSSYKLKPLNHETQLNLSNIAATNFILMGEEHPSDINESLFDFS
- a CDS encoding nucleotide sugar dehydrogenase, whose product is MKNIVCIGAGYVGGPTMAVIAEHCSAYKITVVDINQNRIDRWNSPNLPIYEPGLQEVVEKQRGKNLFFSTDVAGALTEADIVFVATNTPTKTFGEGAGRGADLQYWEKTARSILQNARKPYVIVVEKSTLPVRAAAAMARILQSGASNTRFEVISNPEFLAEGTAIIDLKKPDRVLIGGRENQEGINACQAVAQIYAHWVPQERILMTNVWSSELSKLVANAMLAQRISSINSISALCEQTQADISEVSKAIGMDQRIGPRFLEASVGFGGSCFRKDILHLAYLADYYGLPEVGRYWEHVVLMNDYQINRFFRNILINMFNTLASKKIAVFGFAFKPDTGDTRDTPALPVCMKLLEEKAVVHVHDPQALENAKEELKDITGEIYFESDPYQAVEGAHAIALVTHWKEYRVLDYERIFKLMAKPAFIFDGRNHLDHQALYDIGFNVFPIGKSPLKHF
- a CDS encoding HEAT repeat domain-containing protein, whose translation is MSNLKQLIEELQHPDEGIRRMACEDLGYLRDADAIQPLSLSLSDSSRAVSEAAAESLIMIGTEEVVNAMSPLMGSPEISVRNYAREILSDLGEISVDALLKELKNPDRDVRKFAIDALDHINSKRCIPALLDAINDEDVNISYVAAEMLGRLGDENVIPYLQSHMADIPWMKGACLRALGEIGTPSAHEIVTQVLDSEEDPLVLLSGIQALGRIASPKSISVLIKFLKEKPQLFAEEIVVSLEKILAENRDVHVIDYLDDLSIEPLYNVALQGESSIRIKAVQLIGQMRSQHSIPFLTQLFFDEDGEIRKSALKAMVDIYPVDISPVLKILDNPEAPMTAKANALDGLGRLKKQESVSWILKFLESDHITLQRVALDALFLPVSDETKQYLARMLTSPIDEIIEHTLTAIQRLDIPELEQQVIECLGHRSQEVCEAANAALLGIIKQKKTAYAYPYLRYFDARERHLAYKSFGNPSEISHDEMLNRLQEGLSRPEINIKKIAIKGIANLDLDHAVKWLEPLLKDPIQEIVLSVIQIYGHLGTDHCRQILENMLEVDSPVNLKSAIIDALGEIRNPASVSCIVSNWNSEDMAVKFHILKALKMIGSSEASEGLKTIYSEEENDDILEVIEDLLNSLDNGV
- a CDS encoding KpsF/GutQ family sugar-phosphate isomerase; the protein is MSAVLQRAKTTFAIEIEGLQDMMERLDHAFEDAVELLYGCQGKVIITGMGKSGLIGRKIAATLTSTGTPSIFLHPAESIHGDMGVIGPNDTVMAISFSGETAELVPILGHVQAAGVPLIGVTGNANSALARHASVFLNIAVQKEACPLGLSPTTSSTVTLALGDALAMCLLEKRNFKSENFAVFHPGGSLGKKLTICVKDVMVTSQLPFVVDTMLMRDALEELSEKNLGILVVVDKSGRLQGVFTVGDLMRLVKQQFNFLDNKISQYMVPHPKIISRNDLAAKALHIMETHSITCLIVADSDNIPVGIIQIYHILRAGVY